A single region of the Alphaproteobacteria bacterium genome encodes:
- the guaB gene encoding IMP dehydrogenase, whose product MTIREALTFDDVTLVPAASSVLPAEVQTRTKVSRTIELGIPLISAAMDTVTEGDMAIAMAQAGGLGVVHRNLTPDEQAAQVRKVKKFESGMVVDPVTIEARQTLKEALDIMRTYNISGIPVVDKPGGKLVGILTNRDVRFASDERQPVSELMTHENLVTVREGVDKHEARRLLHQHRIEKLLVVDEAYRCIGLITVKDIEKAQRFPNAAKDEQGRLRVAAATSVGDKGFDRAEALIDAEVDLLVVDTAHGHSSHVIEAVRRIKAKSNYVQVAAGNVATADAARALIDAGADSIKVGIGPGSICTTRIVAGVGVPQLTAIMDVAEACHKLGVPAIGDGGIKYSGDLAKAIAGGADCAMIGSLFSGTDESPGEIFYYQGRSYKSYRGMGSVGAMARGSADRYFQQDVGDTLKYVPEGVEGRVPYKGAVSGVIHQLVGGLRAAMGYTGCATIEDMRERATFYRVTGSGLRESHVHDVAITQESPNYPVGG is encoded by the coding sequence ATGACCATAAGGGAAGCGCTGACCTTCGATGACGTCACTCTCGTACCGGCCGCCTCGTCGGTGTTGCCCGCCGAGGTGCAGACCAGGACCAAGGTGTCGCGGACCATCGAGTTGGGGATTCCTCTGATTTCGGCAGCGATGGACACGGTGACCGAGGGCGATATGGCCATCGCCATGGCCCAAGCCGGGGGGCTCGGCGTTGTTCACCGAAACCTGACTCCGGACGAGCAGGCCGCCCAGGTACGCAAGGTCAAGAAGTTCGAATCCGGCATGGTCGTCGATCCGGTCACGATCGAGGCGCGCCAAACCCTGAAGGAAGCGCTGGATATCATGCGCACCTACAATATTTCAGGGATCCCGGTTGTCGATAAGCCCGGCGGAAAACTCGTCGGGATTCTCACCAACCGCGATGTGCGTTTCGCCAGCGACGAACGCCAGCCGGTAAGCGAACTCATGACTCACGAAAATCTTGTGACGGTCCGCGAAGGGGTCGACAAGCACGAAGCGCGCCGCCTGTTGCATCAACACCGCATCGAAAAGCTCTTGGTCGTGGACGAAGCCTACCGGTGCATCGGCCTGATCACGGTCAAGGACATCGAGAAGGCGCAGCGTTTTCCCAATGCCGCAAAGGACGAGCAGGGGCGCCTACGGGTCGCCGCCGCGACCTCGGTGGGTGATAAAGGCTTCGACCGCGCCGAAGCGTTGATAGATGCGGAAGTCGATCTCCTCGTGGTCGACACCGCGCACGGCCATTCAAGCCATGTCATCGAGGCGGTGCGCCGGATCAAGGCAAAGAGCAACTACGTCCAGGTTGCGGCCGGCAACGTCGCCACCGCCGATGCGGCACGTGCGTTGATCGACGCAGGTGCCGATTCGATCAAAGTCGGGATCGGGCCGGGTTCGATTTGCACGACCCGTATCGTCGCGGGCGTCGGTGTTCCCCAGTTGACGGCCATCATGGATGTCGCCGAAGCCTGCCACAAACTCGGTGTGCCGGCGATCGGCGACGGTGGGATCAAGTACTCGGGCGACCTCGCCAAGGCGATCGCCGGCGGGGCGGATTGCGCCATGATCGGGTCGCTGTTCAGCGGCACTGACGAATCGCCGGGCGAGATTTTTTACTACCAGGGCCGCTCCTATAAATCCTATCGCGGGATGGGGTCGGTAGGCGCCATGGCGCGTGGGTCGGCCGATCGTTACTTCCAGCAAGATGTCGGCGACACGCTGAAATATGTTCCTGAAGGGGTCGAAGGGCGCGTGCCCTACAAGGGCGCGGTCAGTGGCGTGATCCACCAGCTTGTCGGGGGGCTGCGCGCCGCGATGGGCTATACCGGCTGTGCCACGATCGAGGACATGCGGGAGCGTGCGACCTTTTACCGGGTAACCGGTTCGGGACTGCGCGAAAGCCACGTCCACGATGTCGCGATTACCCAGGAATCGCCGAACTACCCGGTAGGCGGCTGA
- a CDS encoding RsmB/NOP family class I SAM-dependent RNA methyltransferase — protein sequence MRPGPRIQATIDLIEAVADSSDVTDRTVAHFFRRRRYAGAKDRAAITALFYAIVRRRAWLEWRLINVAAGQFDGARPIVLAQLADGGIPDGELSALFDGTEHAPAALTLEELSLVQALRRPPSGTPPPPVAGNYPGWLHDSLDRRFGANLSAEMAALNGRAPLDLRVNVLRTDRQTVLARLQGEGYDAELTKYSPWGIRLPDSPRLETHALYGDGLIEIQDEGSQIVAALLGAQPGERVVDYCAGGGGKALALAVAMGNRGRVIACDIGPQRLGDLPARIARAGTDIVITHILGGAQDHDLTARPVDRVLLDVPCSGTGTWRRQPNERWSLSREKINNYNKIQCDLLVKGSALVAPGGTLLYATCSVLVEEGEDRVASFLAASPGFETIDIATVWMACGLAGAPPCPGPFLKLSPHATQTDGFFAAVLRRKTA from the coding sequence GTGAGGCCCGGCCCCCGGATTCAAGCGACGATCGACCTCATCGAGGCGGTCGCTGACAGTTCGGATGTGACGGATCGGACAGTTGCACACTTTTTCCGGCGACGGCGCTATGCCGGCGCCAAAGACCGGGCCGCGATCACGGCGCTCTTCTATGCGATCGTTCGCCGCCGTGCCTGGCTGGAGTGGCGGCTGATCAATGTCGCCGCAGGGCAATTCGACGGAGCGCGGCCCATTGTACTGGCCCAATTGGCCGACGGTGGGATTCCCGACGGCGAACTCTCGGCGCTGTTCGACGGCACGGAACACGCGCCGGCGGCCCTCACGCTCGAGGAACTGTCGTTGGTGCAAGCGCTGCGGCGTCCGCCATCGGGAACGCCGCCGCCGCCGGTCGCTGGTAATTACCCAGGGTGGCTTCATGACTCGCTGGATCGACGGTTCGGGGCCAATCTATCGGCGGAGATGGCGGCGCTAAATGGACGGGCGCCGCTGGACCTGCGCGTCAATGTCCTCCGGACGGATCGCCAAACGGTCTTGGCGCGTCTCCAAGGGGAGGGATATGACGCCGAACTCACGAAGTATTCGCCCTGGGGCATTCGCCTGCCCGATTCCCCGCGCCTCGAAACCCATGCCTTGTACGGCGACGGGTTGATCGAAATTCAAGACGAAGGCTCGCAGATCGTCGCGGCACTGCTGGGCGCCCAGCCCGGCGAACGGGTTGTCGACTACTGCGCGGGCGGGGGAGGCAAGGCGTTGGCTTTAGCGGTCGCTATGGGCAACCGGGGTCGCGTGATTGCCTGCGATATTGGGCCCCAGCGACTAGGCGATCTGCCCGCACGCATTGCCCGCGCCGGAACCGATATCGTGATCACCCACATCCTCGGGGGCGCGCAGGACCACGATCTGACGGCCCGGCCGGTCGACCGCGTGTTGCTCGATGTTCCGTGTTCGGGGACTGGCACGTGGCGTCGTCAGCCCAACGAACGCTGGTCTCTATCCAGAGAAAAAATAAATAATTACAACAAGATACAATGCGATCTTCTAGTTAAAGGTTCGGCTCTTGTCGCGCCCGGCGGCACCCTGCTCTATGCCACTTGTTCGGTCTTGGTCGAGGAGGGGGAAGACCGTGTCGCGTCGTTTCTCGCGGCGTCGCCGGGGTTCGAAACGATCGACATCGCCACGGTGTGGATGGCTTGCGGGTTGGCGGGGGCTCCGCCTTGCCCGGGCCCCTTCCTCAAACTCAGTCCCCATGCGACTCAAACCGACGGGTTCTTCGCCGCCGTGCTACGCCGGAAGACGGCATGA
- the guaA gene encoding glutamine-hydrolyzing GMP synthase has translation MSDKVLIVDFGSQLTQLIARRVRESGVYCEIVPYHSAEKGLADLAPRAVILSGGPASVTGADTPRAPQAIFDSGLPVLGICYGQMTMVDQLGGKVESSNHREFGRAFAEITGDSTLFEGVWARGERHQVWMSHGDRVIRLPYGFKAVGVSEGAPYAVVADDARRYYGLMFHPEVVHTPDGAALLANFTHRVAGCSGDWTMAAFRKQAIDRIREQVGTGRVICGLSGGVDSSVVAVLLHEAIGDQLTCVFVDHGLLRKDEAREVVSLFRDHYNISLVHRDAGDLFLNKLDGVSDPEKKRKIIGATFIDVFDEEAKRVGGADFLAQGTLYPDVIESVSPLGGPSVTIKSHHNVGGLPERMKMALVEPLRELFKDEVRDLGRELGLPETLVGRHPFPGPGLAIRIPGEITAEKADILRAADAIYLEEIRKAGLYDAIWQAFAVLLPVRTVGVMGDDRTYEFVCGLRAVTSTDGMTADFYHFDSEFLGRVATRIINEVKGINRVVYDVTSKPPGTIEWE, from the coding sequence ATGAGCGATAAAGTTTTGATTGTCGATTTTGGTTCGCAACTCACCCAGCTCATCGCGCGCCGGGTGCGCGAAAGCGGCGTCTATTGCGAGATCGTCCCTTACCACAGCGCAGAAAAAGGGCTGGCAGATCTGGCACCGCGGGCTGTGATCCTGTCGGGCGGTCCCGCATCGGTAACCGGTGCGGATACCCCGCGGGCGCCCCAGGCGATTTTCGATTCGGGCCTGCCGGTGTTGGGCATCTGCTACGGCCAAATGACGATGGTGGACCAACTTGGCGGCAAGGTCGAAAGCTCTAACCACCGCGAGTTCGGCCGTGCCTTCGCCGAAATTACCGGCGACAGCACGCTGTTCGAGGGGGTTTGGGCGCGCGGCGAGCGTCATCAGGTGTGGATGAGCCACGGCGACCGCGTCATTCGCTTGCCCTACGGCTTTAAAGCTGTCGGCGTGAGCGAAGGGGCGCCCTACGCCGTTGTGGCTGACGACGCACGCCGCTACTACGGCCTGATGTTCCACCCCGAGGTGGTCCACACCCCCGACGGTGCGGCACTTCTTGCCAACTTTACGCACCGGGTCGCCGGGTGCTCGGGCGACTGGACCATGGCGGCGTTCCGCAAACAGGCGATTGACCGGATTCGCGAACAGGTCGGGACGGGTCGTGTGATCTGCGGCCTTTCCGGGGGCGTCGATTCCTCTGTAGTTGCGGTCCTGCTCCACGAAGCGATCGGGGATCAACTGACCTGCGTCTTCGTCGACCACGGACTTCTGCGCAAGGACGAGGCGCGAGAAGTCGTCTCGCTCTTCCGCGACCACTATAACATTTCCTTGGTCCACCGCGACGCAGGTGACCTGTTCCTCAACAAACTCGACGGCGTCTCGGATCCCGAAAAAAAGCGCAAAATCATCGGCGCAACATTCATCGACGTCTTCGACGAGGAGGCGAAGCGGGTTGGCGGCGCCGATTTTCTCGCCCAAGGGACCCTTTATCCGGACGTTATCGAATCGGTCTCGCCGCTCGGCGGACCCAGCGTTACCATCAAGTCCCATCACAATGTCGGCGGCTTGCCCGAACGCATGAAGATGGCGCTCGTCGAACCGTTGCGCGAGCTGTTCAAGGACGAGGTCCGCGATCTTGGCCGCGAGCTCGGACTGCCGGAAACCTTGGTCGGACGGCATCCGTTCCCGGGCCCAGGGCTTGCCATTCGTATTCCCGGCGAAATTACCGCCGAAAAGGCCGATATCCTGCGCGCCGCCGACGCCATCTACCTCGAAGAAATCCGCAAAGCGGGGCTCTACGACGCGATCTGGCAAGCCTTCGCGGTGCTCTTGCCGGTGCGTACCGTGGGCGTGATGGGCGATGACCGCACCTACGAGTTTGTCTGCGGTCTGCGCGCCGTCACCTCGACCGATGGGATGACCGCTGATTTCTATCACTTCGACTCAGAATTCCTCGGCCGGGTCGCGACCCGGATCATCAACGAAGTGAAGGGCATTAACCGCGTCGTTTACGATGTGACCTCCAAACCCCCCGGCACGATCGAGTGGGAGTAA
- a CDS encoding tetratricopeptide repeat protein produces MSDIFREVDEDLRQERYAKLWARFGKYVIAAVAVVVLVAAIVIAWQNITESRRQREGEEFAEALALARAGATDQAATAFTRLADNSGSGYRALARLQAAAALIKAGEIDDAVATYDQLATDGSVDKVLRDLGALLAAMHRFDYANNEEMLQRLAPLVLDSNAWRYSAREMQALAYHRAGEVGQSRGLLQALADDPDAPNGIRSRAAELLGVIGGEG; encoded by the coding sequence GTGTCCGATATTTTTCGCGAAGTTGACGAAGACCTGAGGCAAGAGCGCTACGCCAAGCTGTGGGCGCGCTTCGGGAAGTACGTCATCGCGGCGGTCGCGGTCGTCGTCTTGGTCGCGGCCATCGTGATCGCGTGGCAGAACATCACGGAAAGCCGTCGCCAAAGGGAAGGCGAAGAGTTCGCCGAAGCGCTTGCCTTGGCCCGCGCCGGGGCGACCGATCAGGCCGCGACGGCGTTCACCCGGTTGGCGGATAATTCAGGGTCGGGCTACCGCGCCCTGGCGCGGCTCCAGGCCGCGGCGGCGCTTATCAAAGCCGGGGAAATCGACGATGCCGTGGCGACCTACGATCAATTGGCGACAGACGGTTCGGTCGATAAAGTTCTTCGCGATCTCGGCGCGCTTCTCGCGGCAATGCACCGTTTCGACTATGCGAACAACGAAGAGATGTTACAGCGCCTCGCGCCGCTCGTCCTCGATAGCAACGCATGGCGCTACTCCGCGCGCGAAATGCAGGCCCTCGCGTACCATCGCGCAGGTGAGGTCGGCCAATCGCGCGGTTTGCTTCAGGCGTTGGCTGACGACCCCGATGCGCCCAACGGTATTCGGTCGCGTGCTGCCGAACTCCTAGGGGTGATCGGCGGGGAAGGGTAA
- a CDS encoding PQQ-binding-like beta-propeller repeat protein translates to MRPNAVTGVDRTLRAAAVALGRIGILVAATASLAACNIFSPAPPPPLPGERISILSLEKTLEPDPGIQDVQVRLPRPFANPAWTQSGGSATKAMHHLAIGEAPSRRWRTSIGAGSTRERRLTASPVVSGGLIYTLDAAGTVSAFDAASGDRRWRFDVVPRGENRGALGGGLAVAGQTLFVSTGYGEVIALAADTGASIWRSALKVPLASPPTVTGSLLFVVSQDNQTFGLRVTDGSPVWNHVGIAETSGLVGAGSPAVANGIVVVPYSSGELVALRADNGSVLWSDTLARGGPTTALGEITDINGYPLIDRGTVYAVGHSGRMVANDLTSGARLWTQDISGSGSPWIAGDFLYLVTSESELIALSRQDGRIRWVTELPRYERPDTLQDPIAWGGPVLGSDRLIIVASTGDAVAVSPYTGRMLGNLRLSDSMYLPPVLAGESLYFLTDDGALVAYR, encoded by the coding sequence ATGCGCCCAAACGCGGTCACCGGAGTCGACCGCACCTTACGCGCGGCTGCGGTGGCATTGGGCCGGATCGGCATTTTGGTCGCCGCAACGGCGAGCCTTGCCGCGTGCAATATCTTCTCTCCTGCGCCACCGCCGCCGCTTCCAGGTGAGCGAATTTCCATCCTATCGTTGGAAAAGACCTTGGAGCCCGATCCCGGCATCCAAGACGTTCAGGTGCGTTTGCCGCGCCCCTTTGCAAACCCCGCGTGGACGCAAAGCGGCGGGAGTGCGACCAAGGCCATGCATCATTTGGCGATCGGCGAGGCGCCGAGCCGGCGTTGGCGTACCAGTATCGGTGCTGGGTCGACCCGTGAACGGCGACTGACCGCCTCGCCGGTGGTCTCCGGCGGCTTGATCTACACACTGGATGCCGCCGGGACGGTGTCGGCGTTCGACGCGGCATCCGGCGACCGGCGGTGGCGCTTCGACGTGGTGCCGCGTGGCGAAAACCGTGGCGCGCTCGGTGGCGGTCTTGCCGTGGCCGGGCAAACGCTTTTTGTCAGCACGGGATACGGCGAGGTGATCGCCCTCGCGGCCGATACCGGCGCCTCGATCTGGCGCTCTGCCCTCAAAGTGCCCCTCGCGAGTCCGCCCACCGTCACCGGGAGCCTCCTGTTCGTCGTAAGCCAGGACAATCAGACCTTCGGTTTGCGCGTCACCGACGGATCGCCGGTCTGGAACCACGTTGGGATCGCCGAGACCTCGGGGCTCGTGGGCGCTGGGAGTCCAGCGGTCGCAAATGGCATCGTCGTGGTGCCCTATTCGTCGGGCGAATTGGTAGCGCTGCGGGCCGACAACGGGTCGGTACTGTGGAGCGACACGCTGGCGCGCGGCGGCCCTACGACCGCCCTGGGTGAAATCACCGACATCAACGGCTATCCGCTGATCGATCGCGGCACGGTCTATGCCGTCGGGCATTCGGGCCGTATGGTCGCCAACGACCTGACCAGCGGGGCGCGGCTGTGGACGCAAGATATCAGCGGGTCGGGGAGCCCATGGATCGCCGGCGATTTTCTCTATTTGGTGACGTCCGAGAGTGAACTCATCGCCCTATCGCGTCAGGACGGCCGGATTCGCTGGGTCACCGAACTCCCGCGCTACGAGCGCCCGGACACGTTGCAGGATCCGATTGCCTGGGGCGGGCCGGTCCTCGGCAGCGACCGACTCATCATAGTGGCGTCTACCGGCGATGCCGTCGCGGTGTCGCCCTATACCGGGCGGATGCTGGGCAACCTGCGGCTGTCGGATTCGATGTATCTCCCGCCCGTATTGGCAGGGGAGTCGCTGTATTTCCTCACCGACGACGGCGCGCTGGTCGCCTACCGGTAA
- the der gene encoding ribosome biogenesis GTPase Der, which yields MPFTVAIVGRPNVGKSTLFNRLAGKRLAIVDDSPGVTRDWRRAPAEIGGIAFEAMDTAGLDNADNRALEGRMRDQTLKAIERAEVVLFVIDARAGVTPLDEHFAQIVRASGRPVILVANKCESNAAHQGLAEAFGLGLGEPLALSAEHGEGFSDLIDALIAHGAPPAYERDEPEIEEEIDEDEESGAAEDENVDIHLTIVGRPNVGKSTLVNRLIGEERVLTGPEAGITRDSIEVDWWVDGQRIVLTDTAGQRRQARVENKLERLAVADAKRSVDFSEVVLLVLDATEGLDKQDLTIARRTVEEGRALLIALNKWDLPADREAARRQVADRLERSLPQVRGLPVVNISALTGEGLKNLLPAVRGVHRRWNRRVPTAALNRWLGEATERHPPPAVGGRRIKLRYATQTKARPPTFVVFCSRSDDLPESYSRFLTHDLRERFDLEGVPVRLIWRKGDNPYANKRR from the coding sequence ATGCCGTTCACCGTTGCGATTGTCGGCCGGCCCAATGTCGGCAAATCGACGCTGTTCAACCGATTGGCCGGTAAGCGCCTCGCCATTGTCGATGATTCGCCAGGGGTCACGCGCGATTGGCGCCGCGCCCCGGCCGAGATCGGCGGCATCGCGTTCGAGGCGATGGACACCGCGGGGCTCGATAACGCCGACAACCGGGCGCTCGAAGGTCGTATGCGCGATCAGACCCTCAAGGCCATTGAGCGGGCCGAGGTCGTTTTGTTCGTGATCGACGCGCGCGCCGGGGTTACCCCCTTGGATGAGCACTTCGCACAAATCGTGCGCGCCAGCGGCAGGCCTGTGATCCTGGTTGCCAACAAATGTGAAAGCAACGCGGCCCACCAAGGTCTCGCTGAAGCGTTCGGCCTCGGTTTGGGCGAACCCCTCGCGCTGTCCGCCGAACACGGCGAAGGGTTTAGCGACCTGATCGATGCGTTGATCGCCCACGGGGCGCCGCCGGCCTATGAGCGGGACGAGCCTGAGATCGAAGAAGAGATCGACGAAGACGAGGAAAGCGGCGCTGCCGAAGACGAGAACGTCGATATCCACCTCACGATCGTGGGCCGGCCCAATGTGGGTAAGTCGACGTTGGTCAACCGGCTGATCGGCGAGGAACGGGTTCTCACCGGTCCCGAGGCCGGGATCACGCGCGACTCGATCGAAGTCGATTGGTGGGTCGACGGCCAGCGAATCGTGCTGACCGATACCGCCGGTCAGCGGCGCCAAGCCCGGGTCGAAAACAAATTGGAACGGCTCGCCGTGGCCGACGCGAAACGCTCGGTCGATTTTTCCGAAGTCGTGCTGTTGGTTCTCGACGCGACCGAAGGATTGGATAAGCAGGATCTCACCATTGCCCGGCGTACGGTCGAAGAGGGGCGCGCCCTCCTGATCGCTCTCAACAAGTGGGATCTTCCAGCCGACCGCGAAGCGGCCCGGCGCCAGGTCGCGGACCGGTTGGAGCGATCGTTGCCGCAGGTCCGCGGATTACCCGTCGTCAATATCTCGGCGTTGACCGGGGAGGGGCTCAAGAACCTGTTGCCCGCGGTGCGCGGCGTGCATCGGCGGTGGAACCGACGGGTGCCGACGGCGGCGTTGAACCGCTGGCTTGGCGAGGCGACGGAGCGCCACCCGCCGCCCGCGGTCGGCGGGCGCAGAATCAAGCTGCGGTACGCGACCCAAACCAAGGCGCGGCCCCCGACATTCGTGGTGTTTTGCAGCCGATCCGACGATTTGCCGGAAAGTTACAGCCGCTTCCTCACCCACGATTTGCGCGAACGCTTCGATCTTGAAGGTGTCCCGGTGCGGTTGATTTGGCGCAAGGGCGACAATCCTTACGCCAACAAACGCCGCTAA
- a CDS encoding SDR family NAD(P)-dependent oxidoreductase: MSDRLQDRIALVTGASRGIGAAVAKRLAREGAHVVLVARTQGGLERVDDEIRAAGGTASLVPLDLRDFDGIDRLAAVLAERHGKLDILVGNAAILGALSPMSHYEPKTWAEVIDINLNANWRLIRDFDAMLRLSDAGRALFVTSNVVREVRAYWGPYAASKAGLENMVRGWAAELANTKVRANLIDPGRVRTGMRRQAYPGEDATRHPLPEAIADRFVDLVEPSYLGNGEVVTLGD; this comes from the coding sequence GTGAGCGATCGGCTCCAAGATAGGATCGCGCTGGTCACTGGCGCCTCGCGCGGGATTGGCGCGGCGGTTGCCAAACGTCTTGCCCGCGAAGGCGCGCACGTCGTTTTGGTCGCCCGTACCCAAGGCGGACTGGAACGGGTCGACGACGAGATTCGCGCGGCCGGCGGCACCGCTAGTCTGGTACCGCTCGACCTACGGGATTTCGACGGGATCGACCGGCTCGCCGCGGTTTTGGCCGAGCGTCACGGCAAGCTCGATATCTTGGTGGGCAACGCCGCGATCCTGGGCGCCCTCAGCCCGATGAGCCACTACGAGCCCAAGACCTGGGCCGAGGTCATCGACATCAACCTCAATGCCAACTGGAGACTGATCCGCGATTTCGATGCGATGCTGCGCCTTTCCGATGCGGGCCGGGCCTTGTTCGTGACGTCGAACGTGGTGCGCGAGGTGCGTGCCTACTGGGGCCCCTACGCGGCCAGTAAGGCTGGCCTGGAAAACATGGTGAGGGGCTGGGCGGCGGAACTCGCCAACACCAAAGTGCGCGCGAACCTGATCGACCCGGGACGCGTCCGAACGGGCATGCGGCGTCAGGCCTACCCTGGCGAGGATGCGACCCGTCATCCGCTTCCCGAAGCCATCGCCGATCGATTCGTGGACCTGGTTGAGCCGTCCTACCTCGGCAACGGCGAGGTCGTTACGCTCGGGGATTAG
- the purF gene encoding amidophosphoribosyltransferase yields the protein MTEKTDDLPKTFPRHPFDSDRFHEECGVFGIFGHDDAAAHTALGLHALQHRGQEAAGIVSYDTRQFHAERGLGHVGEHFSSPDVIARLPGHSAIGHNRYSTTGETILRNVQPLFAEFAFGGLAVAHNGNLTNSHTVRRRLVQQGCIFQSTMDTEVIIHLMATSRYHQVVDRLVDALRQVEGAYSLVALCDGMLIGVRDPMGVRPLIIGEIDGATILTSESCALDIIGAKFIRDVEPGELVTIDAAGIHSIRPFPAARSRFCVFEYVYFARPDSVVEGRSVYDSRKRIGSELAIESPVDADVVIPVPDSGVPAAMGYALQAGIPFELGIIRNHYVGRTFIEPGEQIRHLGVKLKHNANRALVDGKRVILVDDSIVRGTTSVKIVEMVRQAGATEVHMRIASPPTTHSCFYGVDTPDREKLLAANHDLEEMRAFIGVDTLAYVSADGMYRAMGEPRRDPGAPTFCDACFTGDYPISLVDHVGGDNVAQLSLLAERGR from the coding sequence ATGACCGAAAAGACTGACGACCTGCCAAAAACATTCCCGCGCCACCCGTTCGATTCCGACAGATTTCATGAGGAATGCGGGGTTTTCGGAATCTTCGGCCACGACGACGCGGCGGCCCATACCGCGCTCGGCCTTCACGCCCTTCAGCATCGCGGACAAGAAGCCGCCGGCATCGTCTCCTACGACACGCGGCAATTCCACGCCGAACGCGGCCTTGGTCACGTGGGCGAGCATTTCAGTTCGCCTGATGTGATCGCCCGTCTGCCCGGTCATTCGGCAATCGGCCACAACCGCTATTCGACCACCGGCGAGACGATCCTGCGCAACGTGCAGCCGCTGTTCGCAGAGTTCGCGTTCGGCGGCCTCGCGGTCGCCCATAACGGGAATCTCACCAATAGCCATACCGTGCGGCGGCGTTTGGTCCAGCAGGGGTGCATCTTCCAGTCGACGATGGACACCGAAGTGATCATCCATTTGATGGCCACGAGCCGGTATCATCAGGTCGTGGACCGTCTGGTCGACGCGTTGCGTCAGGTCGAAGGCGCCTACTCTCTGGTCGCATTGTGCGACGGGATGTTGATCGGGGTACGCGATCCGATGGGCGTTCGCCCGTTGATCATCGGCGAAATCGACGGCGCGACGATCCTGACATCGGAATCCTGCGCGCTGGATATCATCGGGGCCAAGTTCATCCGCGACGTCGAGCCGGGCGAACTGGTAACGATCGACGCTGCCGGTATTCACAGCATCCGCCCCTTCCCCGCCGCCCGCAGCCGCTTTTGCGTCTTCGAGTACGTCTATTTCGCGCGCCCCGATAGCGTCGTCGAAGGACGCAGCGTCTACGACTCGCGCAAACGTATCGGCTCGGAACTCGCGATCGAATCGCCGGTCGATGCGGATGTCGTGATCCCGGTGCCCGATTCCGGCGTTCCCGCGGCGATGGGATATGCGCTGCAGGCGGGCATTCCCTTCGAGCTTGGCATCATCCGCAACCACTATGTCGGGCGCACGTTCATCGAACCTGGCGAACAAATCCGCCACCTCGGCGTGAAGCTCAAGCACAATGCCAATCGCGCCCTGGTGGACGGCAAGCGGGTCATTCTCGTCGACGACTCGATCGTCCGGGGCACGACGTCGGTCAAGATCGTCGAGATGGTGCGCCAGGCCGGCGCGACGGAGGTGCATATGCGCATCGCCTCGCCGCCCACCACCCACTCGTGCTTTTACGGCGTGGATACGCCGGACCGAGAGAAACTGCTGGCCGCCAATCACGACCTGGAGGAGATGCGCGCCTTCATCGGCGTAGATACGCTCGCCTACGTCTCCGCCGACGGCATGTACCGGGCCATGGGCGAACCGCGGCGCGATCCGGGCGCACCGACTTTTTGCGACGCGTGCTTCACCGGCGATTATCCGATTTCGTTGGTCGACCATGTCGGCGGCGACAACGTCGCGCAGCTGTCGCTGCTCGCAGAACGCGGCCGATAA
- a CDS encoding CvpA family protein: protein MSFIESLPFNVADVVVVLLILVSGFLAFYRGFITEALAVAGWVGAAIVTVVFYSPAQSLAQRHLADIVSLQILIDVGTGIALFVVSLLLFSLVLRGVARLVRGKSAHPLDRAFGFLFGIVRGIVLLAVVWLLITAIVPADRLPGEIREAKTLPMIKASGEILRQLAPATLRPPTGTPLEETRQHGPASAPNDIAHATLYKDDAGRSPCPCGHQGQAT, encoded by the coding sequence ATGTCTTTTATAGAATCGCTGCCTTTCAATGTCGCAGACGTCGTCGTCGTCCTACTCATTCTGGTCTCCGGGTTCTTGGCCTTCTACCGCGGGTTCATCACCGAAGCATTGGCGGTTGCGGGGTGGGTCGGAGCGGCGATCGTGACCGTGGTTTTCTATTCGCCGGCCCAGAGTCTCGCCCAGCGCCACCTCGCCGATATCGTCTCGCTCCAGATTCTGATCGATGTGGGAACCGGAATCGCGCTGTTCGTTGTTTCGCTTCTGTTATTTTCTTTGGTTCTACGCGGCGTCGCCAGATTGGTCCGCGGGAAGTCCGCCCATCCCCTCGATCGGGCATTCGGATTCTTGTTCGGAATTGTGCGCGGCATCGTGTTACTCGCGGTGGTGTGGTTGTTGATCACCGCCATTGTCCCGGCGGACCGCTTGCCCGGCGAAATCCGCGAAGCGAAGACCTTGCCGATGATTAAAGCGAGCGGCGAAATTCTGCGCCAACTCGCGCCAGCGACCTTACGCCCGCCCACCGGCACGCCGCTGGAAGAGACCCGACAGCACGGCCCGGCGTCCGCCCCCAATGACATCGCGCACGCGACTCTCTATAAGGACGACGCGGGACGCTCACCCTGCCCCTGCGGGCACCAAGGCCAGGCGACATGA